One part of the Lycium ferocissimum isolate CSIRO_LF1 chromosome 8, AGI_CSIRO_Lferr_CH_V1, whole genome shotgun sequence genome encodes these proteins:
- the LOC132067664 gene encoding uncharacterized protein LOC132067664, with translation MAVDVCFEIASLNVSPRISFSHDDGIPIECQQHYRSDAFLLESTIDFDFCVTDIALISSADELFSNGKILPVEVKKSTPFKEINQSDPKSLQKQPKKSLQKQPEKSVLENGIDTKKKSLKEFLSTDLDDDEKETDKLPQAKPFWQFRRSSSLNYQNSQNNGFLQFLSRSNSTGSAPTQKNPKMYQKQNSQKEQIKVFRKSSSLSSSSTSSSSSSCSSLNQSHPLHSSSKKGQSHPLKKSYSRSYSNGVHVSPVLNIPHAYISKGTVCLFGLGSLFCNGKSKKKK, from the coding sequence ATGGCAGTGGATGTGTGTTTTGAGATTGCAAGTTTAAATGTTAGCCCAAGAATCTCTTTCTCTCACGATGATGGAATCCCAATTGAATGCCAACAACATTATAGATCAGATGCATTCCTTCTTGAATCAACCATAGATTTTGATTTCTGTGTTACAGATATAGCACTAATCTCCTCTGCTGATGAACTTTTCTCAAATGGCAAGATCCTACCTGTTGAAGTCAAGAAATCAACACCCTTTAAAGAAATCAACCAATCTGATCCAAAATCTTTGCAAAAACAGCCAAAAAAATCTTTGCAAAAACAGCCAGAAAAATCAGTTCTTGAAAATGGTATTGACACAAAAAAGAAGAGTTTAAAAGAATTCTTGTCAACTGatcttgatgatgatgaaaaaGAAACAGATAAGCTTCCACAAGCAAAACCATTTTGGCAATTCAGAAGAAGCAGTAGTTTGAATTACCAAAATAGCCAAAACAATGGATTTTTGCAATTTCTATCAAGAAGTAACTCAACTGGTTCTGCTCCAActcaaaaaaatccaaaaatgtATCAAAAACAGAATTCacaaaaagaacaaataaaagtaTTCAGAAAGAGCTCATCTTTATCTTCATCAtctacatcatcatcatcatcttcttgttCATCTTTGAATCAGAGCCATCCATTGCATTCATCATCAAAGAAGGGTCAATCACATCCATTGAAGAAGAGTTACAGTAGATCTTATAGCAATGGAGTTCATGTTAGTCCTGTTTTGAACATTCCACATGCTTACATTTCTAAAGGTACtgtttgtttgtttggtttAGGTTCATTGTTCTGTAATGGCAAgtccaaaaagaagaaataa
- the LOC132067666 gene encoding glutamine--tRNA ligase — protein sequence MVKEDNSNVLELFLKVGLDEKTAKNTLANNKVTTNLSAVIHEAAVTDGCDRAVGNMLYTVATKFPANALNHRPTLLQYIVSTKIKTPAQLEAAFAFLSATASENLKVHDFEEACGVGVEVSKDDIECAVNEVFDEKKTNILEQRYRTNVGELFAHVRKKLPWADPKVVKEVIDLELYKLLGERTAADNEKPVKKKKEKPAKSEDKAKVEETSAPNQSEEELNPYLIFPSPEENYKVHTEVYFSDRPVLRACNSKELLEKHLKVTGGKVQTRFPPEPNGYLHIGHAKAMFVDFGLAKERGGGCYLRFDDTNPEAEKKEYIDHIKEIVGWMGWEPFKISYTSDYFQDLYELAVELIRRGHAYVDHQTPDEVKEYREKKMNSPWRDRPIEESLRLFDEMKRGMIDEGKATLRMKQDMQNDNVNMYDLIAYRIKFTPHPHVGDKWCIYPSYDYAHCIVDSLENITHSLCTLEFETRRASYYWLLDALSLYQPFVWEYSRLNVSNTVMSKRKLNLLVTDKWVDGWDDPRLMTLAGLRRRGVTSTAINAFVRGIGITRSDCSMIQLSRLEYHIREELNKTAARTLVVLHPLKVVITNLEAGLVMDLDAKKWPEAPADDASSFYKVPFSRVVYIERTDFRLKDSKDYYGLAPGKSVLLRYAYPIKCTDVILADDKETVLEIRAEYDPSKTIKPKGVLHWVAEPSPGVDPLKVEVRLFDRLFRSENPAELDDWLGDLSPESKVVIQNAYAVPAVRNAALGDRFQFERLGYFAVDKDSTSEKLVFNRTVTLRDSYAKGGK from the exons ATGGTGAAGGAAGATAACAGCAATGTTTTGGAACTGTTCTTGAAAGTTGGATTGGATGAAAAAACTGCAAAAAATACTTTGGCTAACAATAAAGTTACCACTAATCTTAGTGCTGTTATTCACGAG GCAGCTGTGACCGATGGTTGTGATCGTGCTGTAGGCAACATGCTGTACACG GTTGCTACAAAGTTTCCAGCCAATGCACTTAACCACCGGCCCACATTGCTTCAGTACATTGTATCTACAAAG ATTAAAACGCCTGCACAGTTAGAAGCTGCATTTGCCTTTCTTTCTGCAACCGCCTCTGAAAATCTGAAGGTCCATGATTTTGAAGAGGCTTGTGGTGTTG GAGTTGAGGTATCCAAGGATGACATTGAATGTGCTGTCAATGAGGTCTTTGATGAGAAGAAGACCAATATATTAGAGCAGCGTTATAGAACCAATG TTGGTGAACTCTTTGCTCATGTTCGGAAGAAGTTGCCATGGGCAGATCCGAAAGTAGTCAAG GAAGTAATAGATTTGGAGTTGTATAAATTACTTGGGGAAAGAACTGCAGCAGATAATGAAAAGCCtgttaaaaagaagaaagagaagccTGCGAAGTCTGAG GATAAAGCAAAAGTTGAGGAGACCTCTGCACCAAATCAGTCTGAAGAAGAGCTAAATCCATATTTGATCTTCCCCTCACCTGAGGAAAATTATAAG GTGCATACAGAAGTATATTTCAGTGACCGGCCTGTGCTTCGAGCTTGCAATTCCAAAGAACTACTCGAAAAACATTTGAAAGTGACTGGAGGAAAAGTTCAGACACGCTTTCCACCTGAACCTAATGGATATTTACACATTGGACATGCAAag GCTATGTTTGTGGACTTTGGTCTGGCAAAAGAAAGAGGTGGTGGCTGTTACTTGAG GTTTGACGATACCAACCCCGAAGCTGAGAAGAAAGAGTACATTGATCATATTAAAGAAATTGTTGGGTGGATGGGATGGGAGCCTTTCAAG ATCAGTTACACTAGTGATTATTTCCAAGACCTTTATGAGCTAGCCGTAGAGCTGATAAGAAGAGGCCATGCATATGTTGACCACCAG ACACCTGATGAGGTTAAAGAATACCGGGAGAAAAAGATGAACAGCCCTTGGAGAGATAGGCCTATAGAAGAGTCGTTAAGATTGTTTGATGAAATGAAGAGGGGGATGATTGATGAAGGCAAGGCGACATTGAGGATGAAACAGGATATGCAGAATGATAATGTCAATATGTATGACCTCATTGCATATCGTATCAAG TTCACTCCTCATCCACATGTAGGGGATAAATGGTGCATCTACCCAAGTTACGATTACGCCCATTGCATTGTTGATTCTTTGGAAAATATAACTCATTCG CTTTGCACCCTGGAATTTGAAACCCGCCGTGCATCATATTACTGGTTATTGGATGCGTTAAGCCTTTACCAGCCTTTTGTTTGGGAGTACTCACGGTTGAATGTGTCCAACACTGTGATGTCTAAGCGTAAA TTGAACCTTCTTGTAACAGACAAATGGGTTGATGGCTGGGATGATCCTCGTCTCATGACATTAGCAGGATTGCGACGTAGAGGGGTAACTTCAACAGCAATTAATGCTTTTGTTCGTGGGATTGGAATAACTAGAAG TGACTGTAGTATGATACAGCTAAGTCGCCTAGAATACCATATAAGAGAAGAACTAAATAAAACAGCTGCTCGGACACTGGTTGTGCTACATCCCCTTAAG GTTGTCATCACAAACCTTGAAGCTGGATTAGTAATGGATCTAGATGCAAAGAAATGGCCTGAAGCACCAGCAGATGATGCTTCGTCATTTTACAAG GTCCCCTTTTCTAGAGTTGTGTACATCGAACGTACAGATTTTCGGTTGAAAGATTCTAAAGATTATTATGGCCTTGCTCCTGGAAAATCTGTCCTACTGAG GTATGCATACCCTATAAAGTGTACAGATGTAATTCTTGCTGATGACAAAGAGACAGTTCTTGAGATTCGGGCAGAGTATGATCCGTCCAAGACAATTAAGCCTAAG GGTGTTCTTCATTGGGTTGCAGAACCTTCACCTGGGGTTGATCCACTTAAGGTGGAGGTCCGGCTATTTGACAGACTGTTCCGCTCTGAG AATCCCGCCGAACTCGATGACTGGCTTGGTGATTTGAGCCCTGAGTCTAAAGTGGTGATACAAAATGCATATGCTGTGCCAGCAGTCAGAAATGCTGCTCTTGGAGACAGATTTCAGTTTGAAAGGCTCG GGTATTTTGCTGTGGACAAGGATTCAACTTCTGAAAAACTGGTCTTTAATCGGACTGTTACACTGCGTGATAGCTATGCCAAGGGTGGAAAGTGA
- the LOC132067665 gene encoding MYB-like transcription factor EOBI has product MSKGILMSNNNPSNEDEFELRRGPWTLEEDTLLIHYISTHGEGRWNALAKCAGLKRTGKSCRLRWLNYLKPDVKRGNLTPQEQVLILELHSKLGNRWSKIAQHLPGRTDNEIKNYWRTRVQKQARQLKVDSNSKKFVEAIKNLWMPRLLEKMEQCSSSSSSSTEKQQNPLLHSPLINNQEPCTKQNKSHDNNNTWGSLDNSRIYSSDSMNVMTENVTFFNNSIPDECYHVGSFGQQTDFSYQEMAISKCEAAEANWFNDEMAEEGSLWNMDEFWQFRKLGDPDI; this is encoded by the exons ATGAGCAAAGGCATATTAATGAGTAATAATAATCCATCAAATGAAGATGAATTTGAGCTAAGGAGAGGGCCATGGACTCTTGAAGAAGATACTCTGCTTATTCATTATATTTCTACTCATGGTGAAGGTCGCTGGAATGCCTTAGCCAAATGTGCTG GATTGAAGAGAACAGGGAAAAGTTGTAGACTAAGGTGGCTGAATTACTTAAAACCAGATGTTAAACGTGGAAACCTCACCCCACAAGAACAAGTCTTAATTCTTGAACTTCACTCCAAATTGGGAAACAG GTGGTCAAAGATTGCTCAACATTTGCCAGGAAGAACAGACAATGAAATCAAGAACTACTGGAGAACAAGGGTGCAAAAGCAAGCAAGACAACTCAAGGTTGATTCTAACAGCAAGAAGTTTGTTGAAGCAATCAAGAATCTATGGATGCCAAGATTACTTGAAAAAATGGAGCAatgttcttcctcttcttcatcCTCAACTGAAAAACAACAGAATCCTCTACTTCATTCTCCCTTAATCAACAATCAAGAACCTTGTACAAAACAGAACAAGTCCCATGATAATAATAACACATGGGGTTCACTAGACAATTCAAGAATCTATTCATCAGATTCAATGAATGTGATGACAGAAAATGTCACTTTTTTCAACAATTCAATTCCAGATGAGTGTTACCATGTGGGAAGTTTCGGCCAGCAGACAGATTTTTCATATCAAGAAATGGCAATCTCAAAGTGTGAGGCGGCAGAAGCTAATTGGTTCAATGATGAAATGGCTGAAGAAGGATCATTGTGGAACATGGATGAGTTCTGGCAGTTCAGAAAGCTAGGAGATCCAGACATCTAG